A genomic segment from Leopardus geoffroyi isolate Oge1 chromosome A2, O.geoffroyi_Oge1_pat1.0, whole genome shotgun sequence encodes:
- the LOC123607531 gene encoding obg-like ATPase 1, with protein sequence MRPKKGGDGIKPPLIIGRFGNSLKIGIVGLPNAGKSTFFNVLTNSQASAENFPFCTIDPNESRVPVPDERFDFLCQYHKPASKIPAFLNVVDIAGLVKGAHNGQGLGNAFLSHISACDGIFHLTCAFEDDDIRHVEGSVDPIRDIEIIHEELQLKDEEMIGPIIDKVGKVAVRGGDKKLKPEYDIMGKVKSWVIDQKKPVLLYHDWNDKEIEVLNKPLFLTAKPMVYLVNLSEKDYIRKKNKWLIKIKEWVNKYDPGALVIPFSGALKLKLQELSAEERQKYLEENMIPSALPKIIKAGFAALQLEYFFTAGPDEVRAWTIRKGMKAPQAAGKIHTDFEKGFIMAAVMKYEDFKEEGSENVVKAAGKYRQQGRNYIVKDGDIIFFKLNIPQQPKKK encoded by the coding sequence ATGCGCCCCAAAAAGGGAGGTGATGGAATTAAACCACCCCTAATCATTGGAAGATTTGGAAACTCCTTGAAAATTGGTATTGTTGGATTGCCAAATGCTGGGAAATCTACCTTCTTCAATGTATTAACCAATAGTCAGGCTTCAGCAGAAAACTTCCCATTCTGCACTATTGATCCTAATGAGAGCAGAGTACCTGTGCCAGATGAAAGGTTTGACTTTCTTTGCCAGTACCACAAACCAGCAAGCAAAATTCCTGCCTTTCTAAATGTAGTGGATATTGCTGGGCTTGTGAAAGGAGCTCACAATGGGCAAGGCCTGGGAAATGCCTTTTTATCTCATATCAGTGCCTGTGATGGAATCTTTCATCTAACATGTGCTTTTGAAGATGATGATATCAGGCATGTTGAAGGAAGTGTAGATCCTATTCGAGATATAGAAATAATACACGAAGAGCTTCAgcttaaagatgaggaaatgattGGGCCCATTATAGATAAAGTAGGAAAAGTGGCTGTGAGAGGaggagataaaaaattaaaacctgaatATGATATAATGGGCAAAGTTAAATCCTGGGTTATAGATCAAAAGAAACCTGTTCTCTTGTATCATGATTGGAATGACAAAGAGATTGAAGTGTTGAATAAACCCTTATTTCTGACTGCAAAACCAATGGTCTACTTGGTTAATCTTTCTGAAAAAGActacattagaaagaaaaacaaatggttgataaaaattaaagagtgGGTGAACAAGTATGACCCAGGTGCCTTGGTCATTCCTTTTAGTGGGGCCTTGAAACTCAAGTTGCAAGAATTGAGTGCTGAGGAGAGACAGAAGTATCTGGAAGAGAACATGATACCAAGCGCTTTGCCAAAGATCATTAAGGCTGGGTTTGCAGCACTCCAACTAGAATACTTTTTCACTGCGGGTCCAGATGAAGTACGTGCATGGACCATCAGGAAAGGGATGAAGGCTCCTCAAGCTGCAGGAAAGATTCACACAGATTTTGAAAAAGGATTCATTATGGCTGCAGTAATGAAATACGAAGATTTTAAAGAGGAAGGTTCTGAAAATGTGGTCAAGGCTGCTGGAAAGTACAGACAACAAGGCAGAAATTACATTGTCAAAGATGGAGATATTATCTTCTTCAAACTTAATATACCTCAGCAAcctaagaagaaataa